A stretch of the Ensifer sp. PDNC004 genome encodes the following:
- a CDS encoding LacI family transcriptional regulator, whose protein sequence is MADPSKPAHHEDSGATAKRGKPTLRTIAEITGLAVTTVSRALSDAPQISIETRKRVREVADEIGYSPDRAAQRLKTGRTNVIGVLLDPHEEILGYGTSIMSGIAKALQGTAYHLIVMPNFLNSTNVEAVNYITRNAMADGLIFSRTEPLDPRVRLLSDLGFPFVTHGRTELSTPHPYVDYDNFTFSYQATKRLIAKGRRKPALISGPADFTFAGHLQHGFMTAVREAGCAYEILSGIDLDSPAGAIRDRVRQRYAEPDPPDSFMCGGEVCALATITGMSDCGLTLGREYDIVAKQTSHLLSAIQPQVETIYEDLTATGEDMGRVLLQKIGGESDISKLQLLLCPQIPSSFGTAG, encoded by the coding sequence TTGGCCGATCCCTCCAAGCCCGCCCACCACGAAGACAGCGGCGCCACCGCCAAGCGCGGCAAGCCGACCCTTCGCACGATCGCGGAAATCACCGGCCTTGCGGTCACCACCGTCTCGCGCGCGCTCTCCGATGCGCCGCAGATCTCCATCGAGACCCGAAAGCGGGTGCGCGAGGTCGCCGACGAGATCGGCTATTCGCCCGACCGGGCCGCCCAGCGCCTGAAGACCGGCCGCACCAATGTCATCGGCGTGCTGCTCGATCCGCACGAAGAAATTCTCGGCTACGGCACCTCGATCATGAGCGGCATCGCCAAGGCGCTGCAGGGCACCGCCTACCACCTGATCGTCATGCCGAATTTCCTGAACTCGACCAATGTCGAAGCGGTCAACTACATCACCCGCAACGCGATGGCCGATGGCCTGATCTTCTCGCGCACGGAACCGCTCGATCCCCGCGTCCGATTGCTGTCCGATCTCGGCTTTCCCTTCGTCACCCATGGGCGTACGGAGCTTTCCACCCCACATCCCTATGTCGACTACGACAACTTCACCTTCTCCTACCAGGCGACGAAGCGCCTGATCGCCAAGGGCAGGCGCAAGCCCGCGCTGATCAGCGGGCCGGCGGACTTCACGTTTGCCGGCCATCTGCAGCACGGCTTCATGACCGCCGTGCGCGAGGCCGGCTGCGCCTACGAAATCCTCTCCGGCATCGACCTCGACAGCCCCGCCGGCGCGATCCGCGACCGTGTGCGCCAGCGCTATGCCGAGCCCGATCCGCCGGATAGTTTCATGTGCGGCGGCGAGGTCTGTGCGCTGGCGACCATCACCGGCATGAGCGATTGCGGCCTGACGCTCGGCCGCGAATACGACATCGTCGCCAAGCAGACCTCGCATCTGCTGAGTGCCATCCAGCCGCAGGTCGAAACGATCTACGAGGACCTGACGGCGACCGGCGAGGACATGGGCCGGGTGCTTCTGCAGAAGATCGGCGGCGAGAGCGACATCAGCAAGCTGCAGCTGCTGCTCTGTCCGCAGATCCCATCGAGCTTCGGCACGGCCGGCTGA
- a CDS encoding ABC transporter substrate-binding protein, whose product MTTTAVVALMMAATAARAAENVEVLHWWTSGGEAAALDVLKKDLESKGITWTDMPVAGGGGTEAMTVLRARVTAGNAPTAVQMLGFDILDWAKEGALGNLDETASKEGWDKVIPTALQQFSKYDGHWIAAPVNVHSTNWVWINKAALDKAGGKEPTNWDELVALLDNFKAQGITPIAHGGQPWQDSTIFDAVVLSLGTDFYKQAFIDLDPAALGGDKMKEAFDRMTKLRSYVDDNFSGRDWNLASAMVIENKAGLQFMGDWAKGEFLKAKKVPGTDFVCMRFPGTQGSVTFNSDQFAMFKVADDKVPAQLAMASAIESPTFQSAFNVVKGSVPARTDVPDTDFDACGKKGIKDLAEANTNGKLFGSMAHGHANPAAVKNAIYDVVTREFNGELTSEEAVKELVSAVEAAK is encoded by the coding sequence ATGACGACGACGGCCGTTGTGGCGCTGATGATGGCGGCCACCGCCGCGCGCGCAGCCGAAAATGTGGAAGTTCTGCACTGGTGGACATCCGGTGGCGAAGCCGCCGCACTCGACGTTCTGAAGAAGGATCTGGAAAGCAAGGGCATCACCTGGACCGACATGCCGGTCGCCGGCGGTGGCGGTACGGAAGCCATGACGGTGCTGCGCGCGCGCGTCACCGCAGGCAACGCTCCGACCGCCGTGCAGATGCTCGGCTTCGACATTCTCGACTGGGCCAAGGAAGGCGCACTCGGCAACCTCGACGAGACCGCTTCCAAGGAAGGGTGGGACAAGGTGATCCCGACCGCCCTGCAGCAGTTCTCGAAGTATGACGGCCACTGGATCGCAGCACCGGTCAACGTGCATTCGACCAACTGGGTCTGGATCAACAAGGCTGCCCTCGACAAGGCAGGCGGCAAGGAACCGACCAACTGGGACGAACTGGTTGCCCTACTCGACAACTTCAAGGCTCAGGGCATCACGCCGATCGCCCATGGTGGTCAGCCGTGGCAGGATTCGACGATCTTCGACGCCGTCGTGCTTTCACTGGGCACCGACTTCTACAAGCAGGCTTTCATCGACCTCGACCCGGCAGCGCTCGGCGGCGACAAGATGAAGGAAGCCTTCGACCGCATGACGAAGCTGCGCTCCTATGTCGACGACAACTTCTCGGGCCGTGACTGGAACCTCGCTTCCGCCATGGTCATCGAGAACAAGGCCGGCCTGCAGTTCATGGGCGACTGGGCCAAGGGCGAGTTCCTGAAGGCGAAGAAGGTGCCGGGCACCGATTTCGTCTGCATGCGCTTCCCGGGCACGCAAGGCTCCGTGACCTTCAACTCCGACCAGTTCGCGATGTTCAAGGTTGCCGACGACAAGGTTCCGGCCCAGCTCGCCATGGCTTCGGCGATCGAAAGCCCGACCTTCCAGTCGGCCTTTAACGTCGTCAAGGGCTCGGTCCCGGCCCGCACCGACGTTCCGGATACGGACTTCGACGCCTGCGGCAAGAAGGGCATCAAGGATCTGGCGGAAGCCAACACCAACGGCAAGCTCTTCGGCTCCATGGCCCATGGCCATGCCAATCCGGCTGCCGTCAAGAACGCGATCTACGACGTCGTGACGCGTGAGTTCAACGGCGAACTGACGTCCGAAGAGGCCGTCAAGGAACTGGTCTCGGCCGTCGAGGCCGCGAAGTAA
- a CDS encoding carbohydrate ABC transporter permease — translation MDSRSRLQDLIPKLVLAPSFLIVLIFVYGFIAYTGFLSMTDSKMLPSYNFVGLSNYTKLWALPHWWRAVSNLAIFAALYIAICSVLGLGLAILLDQKIRAEGFLRPIYLYPMALSFIVTGTAWKWFLDPGIGLENTMHLWGWESFSFNWIKDRNYAIYCVVIAAVWQSTGFIMAMFLAGLRGVDNEIIKAAQIDGAKTSTIYRRIIIPLMRPVFLSAFVVLAHLAIKAYDLIIALTGGGPGQATELPATFMYSYTFTRNQMGIGASSAIIMLVMIFSIIVPYLYSEIRGARR, via the coding sequence ATGGATAGCCGCAGTCGCCTGCAGGACCTGATACCGAAGCTGGTGCTTGCCCCGAGCTTCCTCATCGTCCTGATCTTTGTCTATGGTTTCATTGCCTATACCGGCTTTCTGTCGATGACGGACAGCAAGATGCTGCCGTCCTACAATTTCGTCGGTTTAAGCAACTATACGAAGCTGTGGGCGCTGCCACATTGGTGGCGGGCGGTGAGCAACCTGGCGATCTTCGCCGCGCTCTATATCGCCATCTGCTCGGTGCTTGGCCTCGGGCTGGCGATCCTGCTCGACCAGAAGATCCGCGCTGAAGGCTTCCTGCGGCCGATCTATCTCTATCCGATGGCGCTTTCCTTCATCGTGACCGGCACGGCCTGGAAATGGTTCCTCGATCCGGGCATCGGGCTTGAGAACACCATGCACCTCTGGGGCTGGGAGAGCTTCTCGTTCAACTGGATCAAGGATCGCAACTACGCGATCTATTGCGTCGTCATCGCCGCCGTCTGGCAGTCGACCGGCTTCATCATGGCGATGTTCCTGGCGGGCCTTCGCGGCGTCGACAACGAGATCATCAAGGCCGCCCAGATCGACGGCGCCAAGACCTCGACGATCTATCGCCGGATCATCATTCCCTTGATGCGGCCGGTGTTCCTCTCCGCCTTCGTCGTGCTCGCGCATCTGGCGATCAAGGCCTACGACCTGATCATCGCGCTCACCGGCGGTGGGCCGGGGCAGGCGACCGAGCTGCCCGCGACCTTCATGTATTCCTACACCTTCACCCGCAACCAGATGGGCATCGGCGCGTCCTCGGCGATCATCATGCTGGTGATGATCTTCTCGATCATCGTTCCTTATCTCTATTCGGAAATCCGGGGAGCAAGACGCTGA
- a CDS encoding carbohydrate ABC transporter permease, with protein sequence MSAPSPDNIISHNRLTRALIYIALILFALYSLLPLYVMLVNSVKPLDEIRQGGMLNLPQTFTLEPWLQAWSTAQIGVQPTGLKPFFINSILMVVPAVAISTIIGALNGYVLTKWRFPGANIFFAMLLLSCFIPFQIVLIPMARILGILGLAGSIWGLIFVHVIYGLGFTTLYFRNYYEAFPTELVRAAQIDGASFFQIFWRILLPSSGPIIVVSVIWQFTNIWNDFLFGASFSGPYSTPMTVALNNLVSSSTGVKEYNVHFAGAILAALPTLIVYIVSGRYFVRGLMSGAVKG encoded by the coding sequence ATGAGCGCTCCGAGCCCAGACAACATCATCTCGCACAACCGCCTCACCCGCGCGTTGATCTACATCGCGCTGATCCTCTTTGCGCTCTATTCGCTGCTGCCGCTCTATGTGATGCTGGTGAACTCGGTGAAGCCGCTCGACGAGATCCGCCAGGGCGGCATGCTCAACCTGCCGCAGACCTTTACGCTCGAACCCTGGCTTCAAGCCTGGTCGACGGCGCAGATCGGCGTGCAGCCGACGGGTCTCAAGCCCTTCTTCATCAACTCGATCCTGATGGTCGTGCCGGCCGTGGCGATCTCGACGATCATCGGCGCGCTCAATGGCTACGTGCTGACGAAGTGGCGCTTTCCCGGTGCCAACATCTTCTTTGCCATGCTGCTGCTCTCCTGCTTCATCCCGTTCCAGATCGTGCTGATCCCGATGGCGCGCATTCTCGGCATTCTCGGGCTCGCCGGTTCGATCTGGGGCCTGATCTTCGTCCATGTGATCTACGGCCTCGGCTTCACGACGCTCTATTTCCGCAACTACTACGAGGCGTTCCCGACCGAGCTGGTGCGCGCGGCGCAGATCGACGGGGCCAGCTTCTTCCAGATCTTCTGGCGCATCCTGCTGCCGTCGTCCGGCCCGATTATCGTTGTCTCCGTCATCTGGCAGTTCACCAACATCTGGAACGACTTCCTGTTCGGCGCGTCCTTCTCCGGCCCCTATTCGACGCCGATGACGGTCGCGCTCAACAACCTCGTTTCGTCCTCGACAGGCGTCAAGGAATACAACGTTCACTTCGCGGGCGCGATCCTCGCCGCCCTGCCAACGCTCATCGTCTACATCGTGTCCGGCCGCTACTTCGTTCGCGGCCTGATGTCGGGCGCCGTGAAAGGATAA
- a CDS encoding ABC transporter ATP-binding protein — protein sequence MSFLKISNLRKSYGSLEILKDINLEIEKGGFLVLVGPSGCGKSTLLNTIAGLEPITSGEIAINGRSVADLHPSKRDIAMVFQSYALYPNMTVAGNIAFGMEIRGVPKDERDKAIKQVADMLQIGHLLDRKPSQLSGGQRQRVAMGRALVRNPQVFLFDEPLSNLDAKLRVDMRTEIKRLHNRMKTTIVYVTHDQIEAMTLATKIAVLKDGVLQQFGTPAEIYNNPSNMFVADFMGSPAMNLLTARIEKSGSDIAVALARPNAEPLKLAVPQANGALSAYAGKDVVFGIRPEALTDPDGADRNAKVVAEGECLIEVVEPAGSDTFAVTRLGGKEIVARLRADARIAAGQTSRLAFNLDKAVFFDPQSQQRIA from the coding sequence ATGTCTTTCTTGAAAATCAGCAACCTGCGCAAATCCTATGGCTCGCTTGAGATCCTGAAGGACATCAACCTGGAGATCGAAAAGGGCGGCTTCCTGGTGCTCGTCGGCCCCTCGGGCTGCGGCAAGTCCACGCTTCTCAACACGATTGCCGGGCTTGAGCCGATCACCTCGGGCGAGATCGCCATCAACGGCCGCTCGGTCGCCGACCTGCACCCGTCGAAGCGCGATATCGCCATGGTGTTCCAGTCCTACGCGCTCTACCCGAACATGACGGTCGCCGGAAACATCGCCTTCGGCATGGAAATCCGCGGCGTGCCGAAGGACGAGCGCGATAAGGCGATCAAGCAGGTGGCGGACATGCTGCAGATCGGCCATCTGCTCGACCGCAAGCCGAGCCAGCTCTCCGGTGGTCAGCGCCAGCGCGTCGCCATGGGCCGGGCGCTGGTGCGTAACCCGCAGGTCTTTCTGTTCGACGAGCCATTGTCCAACCTCGATGCCAAGCTGCGCGTCGACATGCGCACCGAGATCAAGCGGCTGCATAACCGCATGAAAACGACGATCGTCTACGTGACCCATGACCAGATCGAGGCGATGACGCTGGCGACGAAGATCGCCGTTCTGAAGGACGGCGTGCTGCAGCAGTTCGGCACGCCGGCCGAGATCTACAACAACCCGTCCAACATGTTCGTCGCTGACTTCATGGGCTCGCCGGCGATGAACCTCCTGACCGCGCGCATCGAGAAGAGCGGCTCCGATATCGCGGTTGCGCTGGCGCGCCCGAATGCCGAACCGCTGAAGCTGGCGGTGCCGCAGGCGAACGGCGCGCTGTCGGCCTATGCTGGCAAGGATGTCGTCTTCGGCATCCGCCCGGAAGCGCTGACCGATCCTGATGGCGCCGACCGCAATGCCAAGGTGGTTGCCGAGGGCGAATGCCTGATCGAAGTGGTCGAGCCGGCCGGTTCCGACACCTTTGCGGTCACCCGTCTCGGCGGCAAGGAAATCGTTGCCCGGCTGAGGGCCGATGCCCGCATCGCGGCCGGCCAAACGTCGCGGCTTGCCTTCAACCTCGACAAGGCGGTGTTCTTCGACCCGCAGAGCCAGCAGCGGATCGCGTAA
- a CDS encoding GMC oxidoreductase: MQEQPDIVIIGSGIGGSTLAAGLAGSGARIAILERGERLPDTPEARSYSSIFVKGHFRPKEMWREPDGTAFNPGNFYFVGGNSKLFGAVLLRYRAEDFTEMQHLGGVSPAWPFPYEELEPWYGKAEQLFEVRGELGDDPTEPFHSSPYAFGPVPDEPAIARARAELKAQGLHPATLPLGVDIDTWLAGGRTPWDGFPNTGNGKKDAETASLAVALKDPNIELITSAHVDTLEAGPGGRIEAIHYTHRGEKKKLSPKLVILSAGAINSAAILLRSGDGKGLANASDQVGRNFMNHNCSAMLAINPFKRNDSIYQKTLMLNDYYLTGGRDGLPLGNVQLLGKINGDILKANAPVWGPRFAFDLMAGHAIDWYMMTEDLPNPESRIMVDGKGIIMQWRRSNMEALSSLEAKMRAHFKAAGYPIVLSQPFDKRTPSHQCGTVRMGKDPKDAPLDVYCRAFDHPNLFVVDAGCLPTSAAVNPALTVAAQALRVADHILAKEIRS, encoded by the coding sequence ATGCAGGAGCAGCCGGACATCGTCATCATCGGGTCGGGGATCGGCGGCTCCACGCTTGCGGCGGGGCTTGCCGGCTCCGGTGCCCGCATCGCCATCCTCGAGCGTGGCGAGCGCCTGCCCGACACGCCGGAGGCGCGCAGCTACAGTTCGATCTTCGTCAAGGGCCATTTCCGACCGAAGGAGATGTGGCGCGAGCCCGACGGGACCGCGTTCAATCCGGGCAACTTCTATTTCGTCGGCGGCAATTCCAAGCTCTTCGGCGCGGTGCTTTTGCGCTACCGGGCCGAGGATTTCACCGAGATGCAGCATCTCGGAGGTGTTTCGCCAGCCTGGCCCTTCCCCTATGAAGAGCTGGAACCGTGGTACGGCAAGGCCGAGCAGCTGTTCGAGGTGCGCGGCGAACTGGGGGACGACCCGACGGAACCGTTCCATAGCTCCCCGTATGCTTTCGGCCCGGTGCCGGATGAGCCGGCCATCGCCCGTGCCCGTGCCGAGTTGAAGGCGCAGGGGCTACATCCGGCGACCTTGCCGCTCGGCGTTGACATCGACACGTGGCTTGCCGGCGGGCGCACGCCCTGGGACGGGTTCCCGAACACCGGCAACGGCAAGAAGGATGCCGAGACCGCATCGCTCGCCGTCGCGCTGAAGGATCCGAACATCGAGCTGATCACGTCGGCGCATGTCGACACGCTGGAGGCAGGCCCGGGCGGACGGATCGAGGCGATCCACTACACGCACAGGGGCGAGAAGAAGAAGCTGTCGCCGAAGCTGGTGATCCTGTCGGCCGGCGCGATCAATTCCGCTGCCATCCTGTTGCGCTCCGGCGACGGCAAAGGGCTTGCCAACGCCTCCGACCAGGTCGGCCGCAACTTCATGAACCACAATTGCAGCGCCATGCTGGCAATCAACCCGTTCAAGCGCAACGACAGCATCTACCAGAAAACGCTGATGCTGAACGACTACTACCTGACCGGCGGCCGGGACGGTCTGCCGCTCGGCAACGTCCAGCTTCTCGGCAAGATCAACGGCGACATCCTGAAGGCCAATGCGCCGGTCTGGGGCCCACGCTTCGCCTTCGACCTCATGGCCGGCCATGCGATCGACTGGTACATGATGACGGAGGACCTGCCGAACCCGGAAAGCCGCATCATGGTCGACGGCAAGGGCATCATCATGCAGTGGCGGCGCTCTAACATGGAGGCGCTTTCGAGTCTTGAAGCGAAAATGCGCGCGCACTTCAAGGCGGCCGGCTATCCGATCGTGCTCTCTCAGCCCTTCGACAAGCGCACGCCGTCGCATCAGTGCGGGACGGTGCGGATGGGCAAAGACCCGAAGGACGCGCCGCTCGACGTCTATTGCCGCGCCTTCGACCATCCCAACCTCTTTGTCGTCGACGCCGGCTGCCTGCCGACATCGGCGGCCGTCAATCCGGCGCTGACGGTTGCTGCCCAGGCGCTCAGGGTCGCCGACCATATCCTTGCGAAGGAGATCCGATCATGA
- a CDS encoding 3-ketoacyl-ACP reductase — MTSSTRPVAIVTGGRRGIGLGVARALAREGFDIALTGLGAADATTAQTLSELSGEHGRAIYIEANLADVGGHAATVERVRAELGPIRCLVNNAGIASVVRGDFLDMLPENFDTIVATNLRGTVFFTQAVLVSMLTDPADRTPRSIINITSVSATMTSPERLDYCMTKAGLAAFSQGLALRLANTGISVFEIRPGIIRSDMTAGVSAKYDGLIDGGLVPMRRWGEPDDIGNIAAGLAGGKFAFATGSVIQADGGLSIGRL; from the coding sequence ATGACGTCATCGACGCGTCCCGTCGCCATCGTCACCGGCGGCCGCCGCGGCATCGGTCTCGGCGTCGCCCGCGCGCTCGCCCGCGAGGGCTTCGACATTGCGCTTACCGGCCTGGGTGCGGCAGACGCGACGACCGCCCAGACGCTATCGGAACTATCCGGTGAGCATGGACGGGCCATCTACATCGAGGCGAATCTGGCCGATGTCGGCGGTCATGCGGCGACGGTCGAGCGCGTCCGCGCCGAGCTCGGCCCGATCCGCTGCCTCGTCAACAATGCTGGTATTGCCTCGGTGGTGCGGGGTGACTTCCTCGATATGCTGCCGGAAAATTTCGACACGATCGTCGCCACCAATCTGCGCGGTACGGTGTTCTTCACCCAGGCCGTGCTCGTTTCGATGCTGACCGACCCGGCAGACCGGACGCCGCGCTCGATCATCAACATCACCTCGGTTTCGGCGACGATGACCTCGCCGGAGCGGCTCGACTATTGCATGACCAAGGCCGGGCTTGCCGCCTTCAGCCAGGGGCTGGCGCTTCGGCTTGCCAATACCGGCATCTCGGTTTTCGAGATCCGTCCGGGCATCATTCGCTCCGACATGACCGCCGGCGTCTCGGCGAAATACGATGGCTTGATTGATGGCGGACTGGTGCCGATGCGGCGCTGGGGCGAGCCCGACGATATCGGCAATATCGCGGCCGGGCTTGCCGGCGGCAAATTCGCCTTTGCCACCGGCTCGGTCATCCAGGCGGATGGCGGGCTGTCGATCGGCCGTCTCTAG
- a CDS encoding GMC family oxidoreductase: protein MSYDYIITGAGPAGCVLANRLSEDPSVRVLLLEAGGGDWNPLFHMPAGFAKMTKGVASWGWETVPQKHMKGRVLRYTQAKVIGGGSSINAQLYTRGNAADYDLWASEDGCTGWDYRSVLPYFKRSEDNQRFADDYHAYGGPLGVSMPTAALPICDAYIRAGQELGIPYNHDFNGRQQAGVGFYQLTQRNRRRSSASLAYLSPIKDRRNLTVRTGARVARIVLEGTRAVGVEVVSAKGSEIIRADREVLVTSGAIGSPKLLLQSGIGPADHLKSVGVSVKHDLPGVGGNLQDHLDLFVISECTGDHTYDGVAKLHRTLWAGLQYVLFRSGPVASSLFETGGFWYADPNARSPDIQFHLGLGSGIEAGVEKLKNAGVTLNSAYLHPRSRGTVRLSSSDAAAAPLIDPNYWEDPHDRKMSIEGLKIAREIMQQAALKPFVLAERLPGNSVMSDEQFFEYGCANAKTDHHPVGTCKMGTDASAVVGLDLKVRGLEGLRVCDSSVMPRVPSCNTNGPTIMMGEKGADIIRERQPLPPAIFAHERNDSRPRARADIR, encoded by the coding sequence ATGAGCTACGACTACATCATCACCGGCGCCGGTCCGGCCGGCTGCGTTCTCGCCAATCGCCTCTCCGAGGATCCATCGGTTCGCGTGCTGCTGCTGGAAGCCGGTGGCGGCGACTGGAACCCGCTGTTCCACATGCCGGCGGGCTTTGCCAAAATGACCAAGGGCGTCGCCAGCTGGGGCTGGGAGACCGTGCCGCAGAAGCACATGAAGGGCAGGGTGCTGCGTTACACTCAGGCCAAGGTGATCGGCGGCGGCTCGTCGATCAATGCCCAGCTCTATACCCGTGGCAACGCTGCCGACTACGACCTCTGGGCCTCCGAGGACGGCTGCACCGGCTGGGACTATCGCAGCGTGCTTCCCTATTTCAAACGCTCGGAAGACAACCAGCGCTTTGCCGACGACTACCATGCCTATGGCGGACCGCTCGGTGTCTCGATGCCCACGGCGGCGCTGCCGATCTGCGACGCCTATATCCGCGCCGGACAGGAACTCGGCATTCCTTACAATCACGATTTCAACGGCCGCCAGCAGGCGGGTGTCGGCTTCTACCAGCTCACCCAGCGCAACCGCCGCCGGTCGAGTGCGTCGCTCGCCTATCTCTCGCCGATCAAGGACCGCCGCAATCTGACGGTCCGCACCGGCGCGCGCGTGGCGCGGATCGTGCTCGAAGGCACTCGCGCCGTCGGCGTCGAAGTCGTCTCGGCCAAGGGCAGCGAGATCATCCGGGCGGATCGCGAGGTGCTCGTAACCTCCGGCGCCATCGGTTCGCCGAAGCTGCTTTTGCAGTCCGGCATCGGGCCGGCCGATCACTTGAAATCGGTGGGCGTCTCGGTGAAACACGACTTGCCCGGCGTCGGCGGCAATCTGCAGGATCATCTCGATCTCTTCGTGATCTCGGAATGCACCGGCGACCACACTTATGACGGTGTAGCGAAACTCCATCGTACGCTATGGGCTGGATTGCAGTATGTGCTCTTCCGCTCAGGCCCGGTGGCGTCCTCGCTGTTTGAGACCGGCGGTTTCTGGTACGCCGATCCGAACGCCCGTTCGCCGGATATCCAGTTTCATCTCGGTCTCGGCTCCGGCATCGAGGCGGGCGTCGAGAAGCTGAAGAATGCCGGCGTGACGCTGAATTCCGCCTATCTGCATCCGCGCTCGCGCGGCACGGTGCGGCTCTCGTCTTCCGATGCGGCGGCAGCACCGCTGATCGACCCCAACTACTGGGAAGATCCGCACGACCGCAAGATGTCGATCGAGGGCTTGAAGATCGCCCGCGAGATCATGCAGCAGGCGGCACTGAAGCCCTTCGTTCTGGCGGAGCGCCTGCCGGGCAACTCGGTCATGAGCGACGAGCAGTTCTTCGAATACGGCTGCGCCAACGCCAAGACCGATCATCACCCTGTCGGCACCTGCAAGATGGGGACGGATGCCTCGGCCGTAGTCGGGCTGGACTTGAAAGTGCGAGGGCTCGAAGGCCTTCGCGTCTGCGACAGCTCGGTGATGCCGCGCGTTCCCTCTTGCAACACCAATGGGCCGACGATCATGATGGGTGAGAAGGGCGCCGATATCATCCGTGAGCGCCAACCCCTGCCGCCGGCGATCTTCGCCCACGAACGCAACGACAGCCGCCCGCGCGCCCGCGCCGATATCCGTTGA
- a CDS encoding Dabb family protein, whose amino-acid sequence MIRHCVFIRFRPEITRGEKAAIFAEISALKSRLPGFMAAHIGSNVSPEVGMDKGFGEGFIVDFTDAAARDAYLEDEEYRRTGAKIVAAAEGGIAGIFVYDLEIAG is encoded by the coding sequence ATGATCCGCCACTGCGTCTTTATCCGCTTCCGCCCTGAAATCACACGTGGCGAGAAGGCGGCGATTTTTGCCGAGATATCCGCGCTGAAGTCCCGGCTACCCGGCTTCATGGCGGCCCATATTGGCAGCAACGTCAGCCCGGAAGTGGGCATGGACAAGGGCTTTGGCGAAGGCTTCATCGTCGACTTCACCGATGCGGCCGCGCGCGACGCCTATCTGGAGGACGAGGAGTACCGCAGGACCGGCGCCAAGATCGTGGCGGCCGCCGAAGGCGGCATTGCCGGCATCTTCGTCTACGACCTCGAAATTGCCGGCTGA
- a CDS encoding glycerate kinase codes for MVEARPFLTELFEAAVRAADPYEAIKAHLPEPPKGRTVVVGAGKAASQMAAAFEKLWKHPFSGTVVARHGPIEHCAIITVLQSAHPVPDEAGLAASDVLLKAVAGLTADDLVIALISGGGSALLPAPPEGLTLADEIAVNKALLASGAPISAMNVVRKHVSRIKGGRLAAAAFPARVVSLVVSDVPGDTPAFVASGPTVPDRSTAVEALDIVARYRMELPDAVIAHLRSEAASAPAPDDARFAGHVCHVIASASVSLEAAAAKARELGIEAHILSDAIEGEARDIGRMHAALAREVALRNRPFAKPVVLLSGGETTVTISGEDYGKGGRNSEFLLSLALDIDGVAGIDALAADTDGIDGSEDNAGAFADGQSIARMRAAGFDPRLHLARHDAWSAFSASGDLFVLGPTGTNVNDFRALLIR; via the coding sequence ATGGTCGAAGCGCGTCCCTTCCTGACAGAGCTCTTCGAGGCCGCCGTGCGGGCCGCCGATCCCTATGAGGCGATCAAGGCGCATCTGCCCGAGCCGCCGAAAGGGCGGACCGTGGTGGTCGGCGCCGGCAAGGCGGCAAGCCAGATGGCAGCCGCTTTCGAGAAACTCTGGAAGCATCCCTTCTCCGGCACGGTGGTGGCGCGCCATGGACCGATCGAACATTGCGCGATAATCACGGTGCTGCAGTCGGCCCATCCGGTGCCGGATGAGGCGGGGCTTGCCGCGTCGGATGTCTTGCTGAAGGCGGTTGCAGGTCTGACGGCGGACGACCTCGTCATTGCGCTGATCTCCGGTGGCGGCTCGGCCCTGCTGCCGGCGCCGCCTGAAGGCTTGACCCTCGCTGACGAGATCGCCGTCAACAAAGCGCTGCTGGCCTCTGGCGCGCCGATCTCGGCGATGAACGTCGTGCGCAAGCACGTCTCGCGCATCAAGGGCGGTCGCCTCGCTGCCGCCGCCTTCCCGGCTCGTGTCGTCAGTCTCGTCGTTTCGGACGTACCAGGCGATACCCCGGCCTTCGTCGCCTCGGGGCCGACCGTTCCGGATCGTAGCACAGCGGTGGAAGCACTCGACATCGTCGCCCGCTACCGAATGGAACTGCCGGATGCTGTCATCGCCCATCTGCGCTCGGAGGCAGCATCAGCGCCTGCCCCCGATGATGCGCGGTTTGCCGGGCATGTGTGCCACGTCATCGCCTCGGCAAGCGTCTCATTGGAAGCGGCCGCGGCCAAGGCGCGGGAACTGGGCATTGAGGCGCATATCCTCTCCGATGCGATCGAAGGCGAAGCACGCGACATCGGTCGCATGCATGCAGCCCTTGCTCGCGAAGTGGCGCTGAGGAATCGTCCCTTCGCCAAGCCGGTCGTGCTTTTATCCGGCGGCGAAACGACGGTGACGATCTCCGGCGAGGACTATGGCAAGGGCGGGCGCAACAGCGAATTCCTGCTGTCGCTGGCGCTCGACATCGATGGTGTTGCAGGCATCGATGCACTTGCCGCCGATACGGATGGCATCGACGGTTCGGAAGACAATGCCGGCGCCTTTGCGGATGGGCAGAGCATCGCGCGCATGCGGGCGGCAGGTTTCGACCCGCGGCTCCATCTCGCCCGTCACGACGCCTGGTCGGCCTTTTCGGCGAGCGGCGATCTGTTCGTATTGGGCCCGACCGGAACGAACGTCAACGATTTCCGGGCGCTGTTGATCCGCTAG